Proteins from a single region of Bdellovibrio bacteriovorus:
- the phoU gene encoding phosphate signaling complex protein PhoU — protein MERAIDNRIEDLKKMILLMGGHVEKSLAQAIAALLSRDLSAFEQVHAIEKLINEDHIRVDNACMNILAKQGPVAKDLRLVLSVIKINNDLERMGDQAVNISHSGKDYLSRKPIQAQLSDIQRMSEVAGKMVKGSLDCFVREECEQAKKILSMDDELDALKNKVFKDAIAHMKAHSDDVEACMDLILIARNLERLGDHATNIAEDVIFAFTGKDVRHGGKFG, from the coding sequence ATGGAAAGAGCGATCGATAACCGCATTGAAGACTTAAAGAAAATGATTCTTCTTATGGGTGGTCACGTGGAGAAATCTTTGGCTCAAGCCATTGCGGCTCTTTTATCACGGGATCTTTCCGCCTTTGAACAAGTTCACGCGATTGAAAAGCTGATCAATGAAGATCACATCCGCGTGGATAATGCTTGTATGAACATCCTGGCTAAACAGGGGCCTGTGGCTAAAGATCTTCGTTTGGTTTTGTCGGTGATTAAGATCAATAACGATCTTGAGCGCATGGGCGATCAGGCCGTGAATATATCTCACTCTGGTAAAGATTATTTGTCTCGTAAACCGATTCAAGCTCAGCTCAGCGACATTCAAAGAATGTCGGAAGTGGCGGGCAAGATGGTGAAGGGTTCTTTAGACTGCTTCGTGCGTGAAGAGTGCGAACAGGCTAAAAAAATACTTTCGATGGATGACGAGTTGGACGCTTTGAAAAATAAAGTTTTCAAAGACGCGATCGCTCACATGAAGGCGCATTCCGACGATGTCGAAGCTTGTATGGATTTGATTTTAATTGCAAGAAATCTTGAGCGCTTGGGGGATCACGCCACCAATATCGCGGAAGATGTGATCTTTGCCTTTACCGGCAAGGATGTTAGACACGGAGGAAAGTTTGGCTGA